TACATGTTGTCCTGCAGGATATAATCGACCATGTGGCTTTTAAACTCCGGGGCATTTCCTGCATCCAGCCGGCCGGAAAGCGGTTTTGCCAGTAAAACCGCACCTTCTTTTTTTGTTTCAATGTCCATGTGGGATTGCCTCGTAAAAAGTATTTACCCGGATGGTGCTGTTAGTTATCTCCGGTGTAGGAATGTTTGGTGCGGATGCCCCTGGAGGTGCCGGATACGTGAAGCGCTGTGAGATCGTCATCAAATCCGACAATAGCCTCTGCGCAATTGGCTACTTCGCCGGGCAGCTGATCAACATCAAACACTTCCCGGTTTAAAAGTGTGACGCATAGATTTTTGAAGGAATCATAGCCAAATATGCCCCTGCCCTGAATCCGGCACTCGTAAAAACCGTCCGTATACAGCAAAAGCTCCCATTTGCCCCGGCATTCAAGACGTTGATGCGGATAGCCTGTATCAACAACGCCCAGAAGAGGGGAGGTGGCTTCAATTTCTGTCATTTTTTCCTCATCTTTGAAGAAACCCGGGCAATGACCGGCGTTGATATATTCAATGCAACCGTTTTCCGGATAAATATCTGTCACCAGCAATGTGACAAAATCGCCCTGTTTGCCGACCTTTTGGATCAGCTGCCGGTTTAGTGCTTCAATCATGTCTGACAGCGGGGTCTTCTGATTTGCGGCAAAATGAAAAAAAGTTCGTACCATGGACATGATAAATGCCGCCCGGGCACCATGTCCGGATACATCGGCGATCACACATCGTAGTGCGCCGCCGGGCAAAGCAAGATAATCAAAGTAGTCTCCTGCTGCCAGACCGGATGGCTGATAAAAACCCCGTGCGGATAGACAGGAAGTTGTGTAGGGCTTGTCAGGAAGCAGGCTTTGCTGTAGTTCAGACAGGGACAGCAATTCCATTGACAGCTGCCGGTTTGCCTCTTCTGCTTTGCGCCATGCGGTTTGCAGGGCTTCCCGGTTTTTTTTTCTTTCCGTTACATCGCGCAGGACTCCGACGGCGCACCACTGGCCGTTTACTTCAAAGGCTGCCACGGATAGCTCCACATCCAAAAGAGCCCCGTTTTTGCATCGGGCCTGAATTTCCCGGACGTTATTGATAACCGAACCTTCTCCTGTTCGGGCGAATTCCGGCATCATTTCCAGGGCTTTTTCCCGATCCTCGGGCCCTGCAAGCAAAGTGTGAATGCAAACGCCCAGGGCTTCAATTTCCGGATAGCCAAAAAGTTTTTTAGCCGCAGGATTCCAGAAATTGATCACGCCCTGGCCGTTTATCATGATCAGGGGATCCAGCGAGGCCCGGGCCATGCTCTGAATTTCTTTTTCCCTGCGTAAAAGGGATTCTTCCTGATTTTTTTTCTCGTAGACACTATTGTTTTGTGACAAAACCATAAAATCAACGCATACTATCGACTTTTAAAAAATAACCTCGTTCATGGCCGGGCTTTTTGCCTTGCCCCGGGCCGTTTAGGGACAACTCTGGCTCTTAATTTTTCAGAATAACACAGGATTACATCAAAATGCACT
The nucleotide sequence above comes from Desulfosalsimonas propionicica. Encoded proteins:
- a CDS encoding PP2C family protein-serine/threonine phosphatase, with the translated sequence MVLSQNNSVYEKKNQEESLLRREKEIQSMARASLDPLIMINGQGVINFWNPAAKKLFGYPEIEALGVCIHTLLAGPEDREKALEMMPEFARTGEGSVINNVREIQARCKNGALLDVELSVAAFEVNGQWCAVGVLRDVTERKKNREALQTAWRKAEEANRQLSMELLSLSELQQSLLPDKPYTTSCLSARGFYQPSGLAAGDYFDYLALPGGALRCVIADVSGHGARAAFIMSMVRTFFHFAANQKTPLSDMIEALNRQLIQKVGKQGDFVTLLVTDIYPENGCIEYINAGHCPGFFKDEEKMTEIEATSPLLGVVDTGYPHQRLECRGKWELLLYTDGFYECRIQGRGIFGYDSFKNLCVTLLNREVFDVDQLPGEVANCAEAIVGFDDDLTALHVSGTSRGIRTKHSYTGDN